The following coding sequences lie in one Cyanobacterium sp. Dongsha4 genomic window:
- a CDS encoding cytochrome c oxidase subunit 3 — protein sequence MQSSAIENQVTVGYEAESGHHHGHPDHRMFGLVLFLVAESMIFFGLFSAYMIYYATLPEWPMDGIELELGLPAINTIILVSSSFVMHKGQSAIRNNDVKGLQFWFALTAIMGIIFLIGQGYEYMHTGFGLTDNLFASCFYVLTGFHGLHVTAGLLFTLAVLVRSRSEGHYTASKHFGVEASELYWHFVDVVWIILFVLVYLLPLL from the coding sequence ATGCAAAGTTCAGCAATAGAAAATCAAGTTACCGTAGGCTATGAAGCCGAATCAGGGCATCATCATGGCCACCCTGATCATAGAATGTTTGGGTTAGTCTTGTTTTTAGTGGCAGAAAGTATGATCTTTTTTGGGCTTTTTAGTGCCTATATGATCTATTATGCTACTTTACCAGAATGGCCTATGGATGGTATTGAGTTAGAATTGGGTTTACCAGCCATTAATACCATTATTCTTGTGTCTAGTAGTTTTGTTATGCACAAAGGACAGTCCGCTATTAGAAATAATGATGTCAAGGGTTTACAGTTTTGGTTTGCCCTCACCGCAATCATGGGTATAATCTTTTTAATTGGTCAAGGTTATGAATATATGCACACTGGTTTCGGTTTAACTGACAACCTTTTTGCTAGTTGTTTTTATGTCTTGACTGGTTTTCACGGTTTACACGTTACCGCAGGTTTACTTTTCACTTTGGCGGTGTTAGTGCGATCGCGTTCCGAAGGTCATTATACCGCCAGTAAGCATTTTGGTGTAGAAGCCTCTGAATTATATTGGCATTTTGTCGATGTAGTTTGGATTATCCTTTTTGTTCTAGTGTATTTATTACCGTTACTATAA
- a CDS encoding four helix bundle protein — MTDNQPIQERTLNFAVRVVKLCQFLDSSGGIAKILASQLIRSGTSIGANVREAQSAQSDKDFLHKMEISLKEARESEYWLIVLVESGVIPPEKVTSLRAENDIIIKILVSITKTIKEKLRTLNSELRTAKTRKK; from the coding sequence ATGACGGATAATCAACCCATTCAAGAAAGAACACTTAATTTTGCCGTAAGAGTTGTCAAACTTTGTCAATTTCTTGATTCATCAGGAGGTATTGCTAAAATACTAGCATCTCAACTAATCCGCAGTGGTACAAGTATTGGGGCGAATGTTAGAGAAGCACAGTCAGCACAAAGTGATAAAGACTTTCTTCATAAAATGGAAATATCTCTGAAAGAAGCCAGAGAATCAGAATATTGGCTGATTGTTTTGGTTGAATCGGGAGTTATTCCTCCAGAAAAAGTGACTTCTTTAAGGGCTGAAAACGATATTATCATCAAAATCCTAGTTAGTATCACAAAAACAATCAAAGAAAAACTCCGAACCCTGAACTCCGAACTCCGAACTGCCAAAACCAGAAAAAAATAA
- the ctaD gene encoding cytochrome c oxidase subunit I, whose protein sequence is MSNTTTSNHKQRKLIDYFTFNTDHKVIGIQYLVTSFLFYFIGGAFAEVVRTELATPDPDFISPELYNQMFTLHGTIMIFLWIVPAGAAFANYLIPLMIGAEDMAFPRLNAVAFWLVPPGGVLLISSFLVGAPQSGWTSYPPLSLMTGKWGEEFWILSILLLGTSSILGGINFATTILRMRIKDMDLHSMPLFCWSMLATSALILLSTPVLAGALILLSFDLIAGTSFFNPSGGGDPVVYQHLFWFYSHPAVYIMILPFFGVVSEVIPVHSRKPIFGYRAIAYSSLAISFLGLIVWAHHMFTSGTPGWLRMFFMATTMLIAVPTGIKIFSWCATMWGGKIELNTPMLFAVGFVSSFLIGGLTGVMVASVPFDIHVHDTYFVVGHFHYVLFGGSALALFAGFYHWFPKITGKNYHEGLGKLHFILTFLGLNITFMPMHQLGLMGMNRRIALYDVEFQPLNLLSTAGAYTLAVSTIPFLINMAWSLSKGTQAERNPWKALTLEWQTASPPIIENFEEEPILWSGPYDYGIDSESDSEDETVKDMLAEVSAK, encoded by the coding sequence ATGAGCAATACAACAACATCTAATCATAAACAGAGGAAATTAATAGATTACTTTACCTTTAACACAGATCACAAGGTCATCGGTATTCAGTATCTCGTGACTTCCTTTCTCTTTTATTTTATCGGTGGTGCATTCGCTGAAGTGGTGCGCACGGAGTTAGCTACTCCTGATCCTGATTTTATCTCTCCTGAGTTATACAATCAAATGTTTACCCTTCACGGTACGATCATGATTTTCCTTTGGATTGTACCCGCAGGAGCGGCTTTTGCCAATTATCTCATTCCTTTGATGATTGGGGCAGAAGATATGGCTTTCCCTCGTTTAAATGCCGTTGCTTTTTGGTTAGTGCCTCCGGGAGGAGTATTATTAATCAGTAGCTTTTTGGTGGGTGCACCTCAATCTGGTTGGACTTCTTACCCTCCTTTAAGTTTAATGACTGGTAAATGGGGAGAAGAATTTTGGATTTTGAGTATCCTGTTATTGGGTACTTCTTCCATTTTAGGGGGTATTAACTTCGCCACTACTATCCTCAGAATGCGTATTAAAGACATGGATTTGCACAGTATGCCTTTATTCTGTTGGTCTATGTTGGCAACTTCTGCTTTAATTCTGTTATCCACTCCCGTATTAGCAGGAGCGTTAATTCTTCTTTCCTTTGACTTAATCGCAGGTACAAGTTTCTTTAATCCTTCGGGAGGGGGCGATCCTGTAGTCTATCAGCATCTTTTCTGGTTCTACTCTCACCCTGCAGTTTATATCATGATTTTACCCTTCTTTGGGGTAGTTTCTGAGGTTATTCCCGTGCATTCCCGTAAGCCTATTTTCGGTTATCGTGCGATCGCATATTCTAGTTTAGCCATTAGTTTCCTCGGTTTAATCGTCTGGGCTCACCATATGTTTACCAGTGGCACTCCCGGTTGGTTAAGAATGTTCTTTATGGCAACAACCATGTTAATTGCTGTTCCTACGGGGATTAAAATCTTCAGTTGGTGTGCTACTATGTGGGGCGGAAAAATCGAATTAAATACTCCCATGTTATTTGCAGTGGGTTTTGTGTCTTCTTTCTTAATCGGTGGTTTAACAGGGGTAATGGTGGCTTCTGTACCTTTTGATATTCATGTCCATGATACTTATTTTGTGGTGGGACATTTCCACTATGTCTTATTTGGGGGATCAGCTTTAGCCTTGTTTGCAGGGTTTTATCACTGGTTTCCCAAAATTACGGGTAAAAACTATCACGAAGGTTTAGGAAAATTACATTTTATCCTCACTTTCTTAGGATTAAACATTACCTTTATGCCCATGCACCAACTAGGCTTAATGGGGATGAATCGCCGTATCGCCCTTTATGATGTAGAATTTCAACCTTTGAACTTACTTAGTACCGCAGGAGCTTACACTTTAGCAGTTTCCACTATTCCTTTTTTGATTAATATGGCTTGGAGTTTATCCAAAGGCACACAAGCAGAGCGTAATCCTTGGAAGGCTTTAACCCTTGAATGGCAAACTGCTTCACCTCCAATCATTGAAAATTTTGAAGAAGAACCCATTTTATGGAGTGGTCCCTATGACTACGGTATTGATAGCGAGTCAGATTCAGAAGACGAAACCGTCAAGGATATGTTAGCGGAAGTCAGTGCTAAATGA
- a CDS encoding cytochrome c oxidase subunit II codes for MNIPGNIITLIAGILLTLISLWYGQNHGLMPVEASEGAAQVDGLFNLMMTIATGLFLIVEGVLIYSIIRFRRKKGDRTDGPPIEGNVPLEIVWTAIPTVIVFILAVYSFEVYNNLGGLDPEISRDFPQEEMQMADNGAKLVAFNPHQGHLSLGIGSSKADLEVDVNGIQYAWIFTYPDSGVVTGELHVPVNKQVKLNMKAGDVIHAFWVPQLRLKQDVLPGRDSELSFKANKIGSYPIICAELCGAYHGGMKTVLHVDSEEDYQAWVQENTIASLEDKEEKMALLSQPMTEESRLEMHSHHLGVTPETLAQLH; via the coding sequence GTGAATATACCAGGTAATATTATCACTTTGATCGCAGGTATTTTGCTTACTTTGATCAGTTTGTGGTATGGTCAAAATCACGGCTTGATGCCCGTCGAAGCCTCGGAAGGGGCGGCACAAGTGGATGGTTTATTTAACTTGATGATGACTATAGCTACGGGCTTATTCTTAATCGTAGAAGGAGTTTTAATTTATTCCATCATTAGATTTAGGCGAAAAAAAGGCGATCGCACCGATGGACCTCCCATTGAGGGAAATGTACCCTTAGAGATAGTTTGGACTGCTATTCCCACAGTAATCGTGTTCATTTTAGCAGTCTATAGCTTTGAAGTTTATAACAATTTAGGTGGTTTAGATCCCGAAATTTCCAGAGATTTTCCCCAAGAAGAAATGCAGATGGCAGACAATGGAGCAAAATTAGTCGCTTTTAATCCCCATCAAGGACATTTATCTCTTGGTATCGGTAGTAGTAAAGCGGATTTGGAAGTAGATGTCAACGGTATTCAATACGCATGGATTTTTACTTATCCTGATAGTGGTGTAGTTACGGGAGAACTTCATGTACCCGTGAATAAACAGGTTAAATTAAACATGAAAGCAGGGGATGTGATTCACGCTTTCTGGGTACCCCAATTAAGATTAAAACAAGACGTTTTACCCGGTAGAGATTCGGAATTATCTTTTAAAGCTAATAAAATCGGTTCATATCCCATTATTTGTGCGGAATTATGCGGTGCTTATCATGGCGGTATGAAAACAGTGCTTCATGTGGATAGTGAAGAAGACTATCAAGCATGGGTACAAGAAAATACGATCGCATCTTTGGAAGACAAAGAGGAAAAAATGGCTTTATTGTCTCAACCCATGACAGAGGAATCTCGTCTGGAAATGCACTCTCATCATTTGGGAGTTACTCCTGAGACTTTGGCACAACTACATTAA
- a CDS encoding TIGR04376 family protein — MSIFENFTNFLESKLDEFLQSNPELNLTIIAQEIKQEKEDTIKLISKLESRRKQLELDILKLVQDIKIWCERIEKAEKANRNDLAKEAEERKNTLLSQGNFAWQEMEKVKNQIVENNNKLINLENKEREINLKVKELEKTKQWTQSYPSDSNYNSYGSYNNSGFNNSNDDLEKKFRDWEVSVELEELKRKMN, encoded by the coding sequence ATGAGTATTTTTGAAAACTTTACAAATTTTTTAGAATCTAAATTAGACGAATTTTTACAAAGTAATCCTGAATTAAATCTAACAATTATCGCTCAGGAAATCAAGCAAGAAAAGGAAGATACAATTAAGTTAATTAGTAAGTTAGAATCAAGAAGAAAACAACTTGAATTAGATATTTTGAAATTAGTTCAAGATATAAAAATATGGTGTGAAAGAATCGAAAAAGCGGAAAAAGCAAATAGAAATGATTTAGCTAAAGAAGCAGAGGAAAGAAAAAATACATTGCTGTCTCAAGGAAATTTTGCTTGGCAGGAAATGGAAAAAGTAAAAAATCAGATTGTTGAAAATAATAATAAACTGATCAATCTTGAGAACAAAGAAAGGGAGATTAATTTAAAGGTTAAAGAGTTAGAAAAAACCAAACAGTGGACACAATCTTATCCCAGTGATTCTAATTATAATTCTTATGGGTCTTATAATAATTCTGGATTTAATAACAGTAATGATGATTTGGAGAAAAAATTTAGAGATTGGGAAGTATCTGTGGAATTAGAGGAATTGAAAAGAAAGATGAATTAG
- a CDS encoding Uma2 family endonuclease, with protein sequence MATVINVESLNQLTSEAFYQLCLANPDIPMEKSPQGELIIMSPVGGESGNREANLIADLIFWNRQYKLGQVFSSSTIFKLPNGGDCSPDVSWVLQSKWDSLTAEEKKKFPPICPDFVMELRSEGDRLKPLQEKMEEYLNSGLKLGWLINPQDREAEIYHHQKPRTVVNMPCLLSGEEVLPNFALEVDFS encoded by the coding sequence ATGGCGACAGTAATTAATGTTGAATCCCTTAACCAGTTAACTAGCGAAGCATTTTATCAATTATGCCTTGCTAATCCTGATATACCGATGGAAAAAAGTCCTCAAGGAGAATTAATTATTATGTCCCCCGTTGGTGGTGAAAGTGGTAATCGGGAAGCTAATTTAATCGCTGATTTAATTTTCTGGAATCGTCAATATAAATTAGGACAGGTTTTTAGTTCGTCCACTATCTTCAAATTACCTAATGGAGGCGATTGCTCTCCTGATGTGTCGTGGGTATTACAATCAAAATGGGATAGTTTAACCGCCGAAGAAAAAAAGAAATTTCCTCCTATTTGTCCCGATTTTGTGATGGAATTAAGATCTGAAGGTGACAGATTAAAGCCTCTACAAGAGAAAATGGAAGAATATTTGAATAGTGGCTTAAAGTTAGGTTGGCTAATTAACCCTCAAGATAGAGAGGCAGAAATCTATCATCATCAAAAACCCAGAACCGTTGTCAATATGCCTTGCCTATTATCTGGGGAAGAAGTGTTGCCTAATTTTGCCTTAGAAGTTGATTTTAGTTGA
- a CDS encoding DUF29 family protein, translating into MLLLHLIKQQAEKRNTRSWDFSIYNSIKEIKKINKRSKLGGYYATEEELKEILADAFDTAIRKAYLEAFEVKYNPEELMLKIDYDSIQSSALKSIY; encoded by the coding sequence ATTTTATTGCTACATTTAATTAAACAACAGGCGGAAAAAAGAAATACTCGCTCTTGGGATTTTTCTATTTATAACTCGATCAAAGAAATTAAAAAAATTAATAAGAGAAGTAAATTAGGGGGTTATTATGCAACAGAGGAAGAGTTAAAGGAAATACTTGCAGATGCCTTTGATACAGCGATTAGAAAAGCATATCTTGAAGCCTTTGAAGTTAAATATAATCCCGAAGAGTTAATGCTCAAAATAGACTATGATAGTATCCAATCTTCAGCTTTAAAATCCATTTATTGA
- a CDS encoding DUF29 domain-containing protein: MNEQLYNTDYAHWAETMAERLDKRDFEHLDIENLVEEIKDLSKRERDRLLSSIRLIIHHLLKWDYQPHKRSRSWEITIKRERNNIDFYLEDSPSLRKYLSEEWVTKIYRNAYLDAMKETGLDFPQNCPYSIAEILEREVKQ, encoded by the coding sequence ATGAATGAGCAACTTTACAATACTGACTATGCTCACTGGGCGGAAACAATGGCAGAAAGACTAGATAAAAGAGATTTTGAGCATTTAGATATTGAAAATTTAGTCGAGGAAATCAAAGATTTGTCGAAACGGGAAAGAGATCGTTTATTAAGTAGTATTCGCTTAATTATTCATCATTTACTTAAATGGGATTATCAGCCTCACAAAAGATCGAGAAGTTGGGAGATTACCATTAAGAGAGAAAGAAATAATATTGATTTTTATTTAGAAGATAGTCCTAGTTTACGAAAATATCTTTCTGAAGAATGGGTGACAAAAATTTATCGTAATGCTTATTTAGATGCCATGAAAGAAACGGGATTAGATTTTCCTCAAAATTGTCCTTACTCTATTGCTGAAATTCTTGAACGTGAAGTCAAGCAATAA
- the recO gene encoding DNA repair protein RecO — MNATFQTTGIIIQKKPFGENDLLISFLSPELGLKKAIAPNVKLYKSTLRGRTELLMVNDFFLIQGTNLDRILQIEGQMSYRQLNSNIGKLTISQYLAELVLHLAHEQPQKELYTLFLEHLRRIDSLTNNEQLFACLAQAVFHLLAISGIAPEIYHCVHNYQPIQPNFNQPYWRVGFTFQGGGVTEYVKSSYSSHYYQINDHLNAIELALLQTLPKPSLPSDLTSIIPSHYDDLVIQKSWMRIERILKSYLEFHLDCKMRSAEVITDILIAF; from the coding sequence ATGAATGCAACTTTCCAAACTACTGGCATTATTATTCAAAAAAAGCCCTTTGGAGAAAATGATTTATTAATTTCTTTTCTTTCCCCTGAATTGGGACTAAAAAAAGCGATCGCACCCAATGTCAAATTATATAAATCAACCCTGAGAGGGCGGACAGAATTACTGATGGTTAACGATTTTTTTCTGATTCAAGGAACAAACCTCGATCGCATCTTACAAATTGAAGGACAAATGTCATATCGTCAATTAAATAGTAATATCGGGAAATTAACTATCAGTCAATATTTAGCAGAATTAGTTTTACACCTTGCCCACGAACAACCCCAGAAAGAGTTATATACTCTTTTTCTCGAACACTTAAGGCGTATTGATAGTTTAACCAATAACGAACAATTATTTGCTTGTCTAGCACAGGCTGTATTTCATCTATTAGCCATCAGTGGTATTGCTCCAGAAATTTATCATTGTGTTCATAATTATCAACCCATTCAACCTAATTTTAATCAACCTTATTGGCGAGTCGGCTTTACTTTTCAAGGAGGGGGAGTGACTGAATATGTAAAATCTTCCTATTCTTCTCACTACTATCAAATTAATGATCACCTCAATGCCATTGAATTAGCATTATTACAAACTTTACCTAAACCTTCTCTGCCCTCAGATTTAACCTCCATTATTCCCTCTCATTATGATGATTTAGTAATTCAGAAAAGTTGGATGAGAATAGAACGGATTTTGAAAAGTTATTTAGAATTTCATTTAGATTGTAAAATGCGATCGGCTGAAGTTATTACAGATATTTTAATCGCTTTCTAA
- a CDS encoding CHASE2 domain-containing serine/threonine-protein kinase, with the protein MLNTVSQWFKNSFRRKIGLEVLVSLSISTIIVVIKELGGFEYFDLGVYDWLLKFHTRENQDNRILTVLITEDDIQTERRWPISDGTLAKAINILLESEPYAIGVDLYRDFPIEPGTDDFTNILANSDRVSVVCKLESEAQPAVPPPPSLPIDLVGFADIVIDGDGVVRRNLFYVEPQESRCPTPYSLALQLALSYLIPQGIEPQVSEDGLLTIGKATFKPINKRMGAYRHIDANGYQIMLDYRRGNNPNPTVTLNDVLQGKVDPKLIKDKVVLIGVSAPSLRDSFYTPFSRQGEDVVLMPGVVVHSYMVSQFLSSAIDGHPLIWSWPEGGEIVWIYFWGVVGSTSILLLSRPLLMVLLQGSSLVIIVGSAIIFSFQGGWIPVVPAIVSFTGGAIALVGYNAYKAKNEQLSIQQQVSDQEKSIAVLQMLLQSQSQTHKISKVTTYEEGSVIVGRYQIIKRLGKGGFGNSYLSIDQMLPGKPYCVVKRLNAYSDDTKILTLMEKLLETEAKILEKVGKHPQIPDLLAYIQDNNNFFLVQEYIDGKTLIQELKEKTKYSENEVLQIIEEIMEILSFIEQYNLVHRDIKLDNILRRQSDNSLVLIDFGGIKQIFNLKNETAINAVSNEGYASPEQLAGQPVMASDIYSVGMVAIHCLTGTFPGKLPRDPQTGEILWDSSKYVSPVTAKIIKKMTSYHFKDRYQNAQEVNKDLKHYKSQIEELKNQIDIDIQIDEEKKAEEVSEIVHSENFLQLQEKAERLRRKRLS; encoded by the coding sequence ATGCTAAATACTGTTTCCCAATGGTTCAAAAATTCTTTTAGACGCAAAATAGGCTTAGAAGTTTTAGTTTCCCTTTCTATCAGTACCATCATCGTTGTGATTAAAGAATTGGGGGGATTTGAATATTTTGACTTGGGAGTATATGACTGGCTGTTAAAATTCCATACCCGTGAAAATCAAGATAATCGAATATTAACAGTTCTCATTACAGAAGATGATATTCAAACCGAAAGAAGATGGCCTATCAGTGATGGAACTTTAGCAAAAGCTATTAATATTCTTTTAGAGAGTGAGCCTTATGCCATTGGGGTTGATTTATATCGTGATTTTCCCATTGAACCCGGTACAGATGATTTTACCAATATTTTAGCTAATAGCGATCGAGTCTCTGTAGTCTGTAAATTAGAGTCAGAAGCCCAACCAGCAGTTCCGCCTCCCCCCAGTTTACCTATAGATTTAGTAGGATTTGCCGATATTGTTATTGATGGAGATGGTGTTGTCAGACGTAATTTATTTTATGTTGAACCTCAAGAAAGTAGATGTCCGACTCCTTATTCTTTAGCTCTACAGTTGGCACTTTCTTATTTAATACCCCAAGGAATTGAACCCCAAGTGAGTGAAGATGGCTTACTAACAATAGGTAAAGCAACTTTTAAACCTATTAATAAGAGAATGGGTGCTTATCGTCATATCGATGCTAATGGTTATCAAATCATGCTTGACTACCGTAGAGGCAATAATCCCAATCCCACCGTTACTTTAAATGATGTCTTACAGGGAAAAGTTGATCCTAAACTTATCAAAGATAAAGTAGTTTTAATTGGAGTATCTGCACCTAGTTTACGAGACTCTTTTTATACTCCTTTCAGTCGCCAAGGAGAAGATGTGGTTTTAATGCCGGGGGTTGTGGTTCACAGTTATATGGTGAGTCAATTTCTTTCCTCTGCTATTGACGGACACCCTTTAATTTGGAGTTGGCCAGAGGGTGGGGAAATTGTTTGGATTTATTTTTGGGGTGTAGTAGGTAGCACTTCTATTTTATTATTATCCCGTCCTTTATTAATGGTATTGCTACAGGGTTCATCTTTAGTCATTATCGTCGGTAGTGCCATCATCTTTTCCTTTCAAGGGGGATGGATTCCTGTTGTTCCCGCCATAGTTAGCTTTACGGGAGGTGCGATCGCACTCGTGGGTTATAACGCTTATAAAGCCAAAAACGAACAACTTTCCATTCAACAACAAGTATCAGATCAAGAAAAATCGATCGCAGTTTTACAAATGTTGTTACAATCCCAATCTCAGACCCATAAAATATCCAAAGTCACAACCTATGAAGAAGGTTCAGTAATTGTTGGTCGTTATCAAATTATTAAACGCTTAGGAAAAGGCGGATTTGGCAATAGTTATCTTTCCATTGATCAAATGTTACCCGGGAAACCCTACTGTGTAGTTAAACGCTTAAATGCCTATTCCGATGACACAAAAATTTTAACCCTGATGGAAAAATTACTGGAAACCGAAGCAAAAATATTAGAAAAAGTGGGCAAACATCCTCAAATCCCCGACTTACTAGCCTATATCCAAGACAACAATAACTTTTTCCTCGTTCAAGAATATATTGACGGTAAAACCCTCATTCAAGAATTAAAAGAGAAAACTAAATATAGTGAAAATGAAGTACTGCAAATTATTGAAGAAATAATGGAAATTTTGAGTTTCATTGAGCAATATAACTTAGTCCATCGAGATATAAAACTAGATAATATCCTTCGTCGTCAATCAGACAACTCCCTTGTATTAATCGATTTTGGTGGCATAAAACAAATTTTTAACTTAAAAAACGAAACAGCTATCAATGCCGTTAGTAATGAAGGCTATGCCTCACCAGAACAATTAGCAGGACAACCCGTCATGGCAAGTGACATTTACTCTGTGGGTATGGTAGCCATCCATTGTTTAACAGGAACATTCCCGGGTAAACTACCCAGAGACCCTCAAACAGGGGAAATTCTGTGGGATAGTAGCAAATATGTCAGCCCCGTAACTGCTAAAATCATCAAAAAAATGACCAGCTATCATTTTAAAGATCGTTACCAAAACGCACAGGAAGTAAACAAAGATCTTAAACACTATAAATCGCAAATAGAAGAATTAAAAAATCAAATTGACATCGACATTCAAATTGATGAAGAAAAAAAAGCAGAGGAAGTGTCAGAAATTGTCCATTCCGAAAACTTTTTACAGTTACAAGAAAAAGCAGAAAGGCTACGCCGTAAAAGATTATCTTAA